CCTGGACGGCGACGGCGACCAGGACGTCCTCTCCGCTTCATATTACGACGACCGGATCGCGTGGTATGAAAACCGGCTAGACGAGGCGAGCGCGGACTTCGGCCACCGGCAGACCGTCACCACAGCCGCCGATGACGCTCAATCCGTTTTCGCAGCGGACCTGGATGGCGACGGCGACCAGGACGTCCTCTCCGCTTCGAGTTCCGACTACCGGATCGCATGGTATGAAAACCGGCTGGACGAGGCGAGCGCGGACTTTGGCCCCCAGCAGACCATCACGACAGCCGCCAGCGGCGCTTATTCCGTCTTCGCGGCGGACCTGGACGGCGACGGCGACCAGGACGTCCTCTCCGCTTCATATTACGACGACCGGATCGCGTGGTATGAAAACCGGCTGGACGAGGCGAGCGTGGACTTCGGCCCTCAGCAGACCATCACGGCAGCCGCCGATGGCGCCAAATCCGTCTTTGCAGTGGATCTCGATGGCGACGGCGACCAGGACGTTGTCTCCGCTTCCTCTGCCGACGATCGGATCGCGTGGTATGAAAACCGGCTGGATGAGGCGAGCGCGGACTTCGGCCCCCAGCAGACCATCACAACTGCCGCAGATGGCGCCAACTCGGTCTTCGCGGCGGACATCGATGGCGACGGCGACCAGGACGTCCTCTCCGCTTCGAGGTACGACGACCGGATCGCGTGGTATGAAAACCGGCTGGACGAGGAGAGCGCGGACTTCGGCTCCCAGCAGACTATCACCA
This genomic window from bacterium contains:
- a CDS encoding VCBS repeat-containing protein yields the protein MMLFTNRIHRYFLLAILASMLPALLPGQTSFGPMRNIVGPGIDFPGAVFAADLDGDGDQDVLSASYYDDRIAWYENRLDEASADFGHRQTVTTAADDAQSVFAADLDGDGDQDVLSASSSDYRIAWYENRLDEASADFGPQQTITTAASGAYSVFAADLDGDGDQDVLSASYYDDRIAWYENRLDEASVDFGPQQTITAAADGAKSVFAVDLDGDGDQDVVSASSADDRIAWYENRLDEASADFGPQQTITTAADGANSVFAADIDGDGDQDVLSASRYDDRIAWYENRLDEESADFGSQQTITTAADGAYSVFAADFDGDGDQDVLSASYDDDRIAWYENTHGAGTFGAQQTITTAADGAKSVFAADLDGDGDVDVLSASFYDHKIAWYENRLDEASADFGPQQTITTAADGAKSVFAVDLDGDGDQDVLSASYDDDRIAWYENRLDEASADF